Proteins co-encoded in one Fusarium musae strain F31 chromosome 3, whole genome shotgun sequence genomic window:
- the ATG24 gene encoding Sorting nexin-4 (EggNog:ENOG41~BUSCO:EOG09261PNZ): MTATEQQQDDFSNVSWSEHVHDQTSRSVPPAEEPGHDMNAPGTGLEIDAPSLGNEVLECTVGTPIKENDGTKDAFVSYLITTNSTFSAFQRSTTTVRRRFTDFVFLYKQLTRDYPAAAVPPLPDKQRMEYVRGDRFGSDFTARRAHSLQRFLNRLSLHPTLRRAPILHTFLESPDWNATMRSRGARASSASDPGSAGVFDNFADTFINAFTKLHRPDRRFLEVKEKSDKLDDDLGHIEKVIARVARRETDLEVDLRDLAEQFQKLIPLEPHVEPAVHGFSASIEDTATHLRKLKDVTDQDYLGSLRDMQAYSIALKNLLKAREQKQLDYEQLTEYLNKSTTERDTLQSGHHGGSGAGSFLRAKIEDVRGVDHEQARRERTRKLELRVEELTHEVESARKTSDMFDDEVVKEVADFERIKRIEMKSQLGGLADAHIEFYGEVASIWEKYVQEMEKESITSA, from the exons ATGACGGCCACGGAACAGCAACAAGACGACTTCTCCAACGTCTCGTGGAGCGAACACGTCCACGACCAGACATCTCGCTCTGTTCCTCCCGCCGAAGAGCCAGGCCATGATATGAATGCGCCCGGTACGGGGCTGGAGATAGATGCCCCCTCGCTGGGGAATGAGGTCCTCGAGTGCACTGTTGGAACGCCCATCAAGGAAAATGACGGGACTAAGGATGCTTTTGTCTCGtatctcatcaccacaaaC TCGACATTCTCTGCCTTCCAGCGCTCAACTACAACCGTCCGCCGCCGCTTCACAGACTTCGTTTTCCTCTACAAACAACTCACCCGCGACTATCCCGCCGCTGCCGTGCCCCCTCTGCCCGACAAGCAACGCATGGAGTATGTCCGCGGCGACCGCTTCGGCTCTGACTTTACCGCCCGCCGCGCCCACTCCCTCCAGCGCTTCTTGAACAGACTGTCTCTCCATCCTACACTGCGCCGCGCTCCGATCCTGCATACGTTCCTCGAGAGCCCTGACTGGAATGCTACCATGCGCAGTCGTGGTGCACGAGCGAGCTCTGCGAGTGATCCTGGATCTGCGGGGGTGTTTGATAACTTTGCTGATACTTTCATCAATGCTTTTACGAAGCTGCATCGTCCGGATCGTCGGTTCCTtgaggtcaaggagaagagcgataagcttgatgatgacctGGGACATATTGAGAAGGTCATTGCTAGGGTTGCTAGAAGGGAGACGGATTTGGAGGTGGACTTGAGAGATCTTGCAGAGCAGTTTCAGAAGCTCATCCCACTTGAACCTCATGTGGAGCCCGCAGTTCACGGCTTCTCTGCTTCTATCGAAGACACAGCGACTCATCTACGGAAACTCAAGGACGTCACTGATCAAGACTACCTTGGCTCCCTGCGCGACATGCAAGCTTATTCCATCGCCCTTAAGAACCTCCTCAAAGCCCGCGAGCAGAAACAGCTCGACTACGAACAACTTACCGAATATCTCAACAAATCCACCACCGAGCGCGATACCCTCCAGTCCGGCCATCACGGCGGTTCCGGCGCTGGAAGCTTTCTGCGCGCCAAGATCGAAGACGTGCGGGGCGTAGACCACGAGCAAGCACGCCGTGAGCGCACGCGCAAGTTGGAGCTCCGTGTTGAAGAGCTAACCCACGAGGTTGAGAGCGCACGCAAGACGAGCGACATGTTTGACGATGAGGTTGTCAAGGAGGTCGCTGATTTCGAGCGCATCAAGAGGATTGAGATGAAGAGTCAGCTGGGAGGTCTCGCAGATGCGCACATCGAGTTCTATGGCGAGGTTGCTAGTATTTGGGAAAAGTACGTccaggagatggagaaggagagcaTCACGAGTGCGTAG